The following proteins are encoded in a genomic region of Triticum dicoccoides isolate Atlit2015 ecotype Zavitan chromosome 1B, WEW_v2.0, whole genome shotgun sequence:
- the LOC119328465 gene encoding uncharacterized protein LOC119328465 codes for MAMAPSASAVSFSPRPSTGTTFGPRAASASSSVGAGRVRAAGAPEGGKWWAPLLGWSGRADYIEAAAPAPAMAVVEEEEEKAGRSFVGGLTEEKARQLRARMVETESFHDAMYHSAIASRLARST; via the coding sequence ATGGCCATGGCACCGTCAGCATCCGCCGTCTCCTTCTCCCCCCGCCCATCTACGGGAACGACTTTCGGGCCCCGCGCCGCTTCCGCCTCTAGCTCCGTGGGCGCCGGGCGGGTCCGcgcggcgggagcccccgagggagGCAAGTGGTGGGCGCCGCTGCTCGGCTGGTCCGGGCGGGCGGACTACATCGAGGCCGCGGCAccggcgccggcgatggcggtggtggaggaggaggaggagaaggcgggGAGGTCGTTCGTGGGCGGCCTGACGGAGGAGAAGGCGCGGCAGCTGCGGGCGCGGATGGTGGAGACGGAGAGCTTCCACGACGCCATGTACCACTCCGCCATCGCCTCCCGCCTCGCCCGCTCCACCTAG